One window of the Actinomyces wuliandei genome contains the following:
- the fusA gene encoding elongation factor G, which produces MALDVLTDLTKVRNIGIMAHIDAGKTTVTERILFYTGINYKLGETHDGASTMDWMEQEQERGITITSAATTCFWKKNQINIIDTPGHVDFTVEVERSLRVLDGAVAVFDGKEGVEPQSETVWRQADKYNVPRICYINKMDKLGADFDFSVQTIRDRLHATPIVLNFPIGAENEFSGLVDVLEMRAVRFPEKDADGKDTRGSVVEYEEIPADLVAKAETLRGELVETVAEADDTLMEKYLEGEELTVAELKAGIRKLTVAGEAFPVLAGSAFKNKGIQPVLDAVLDYLPSPLDVPDVEGYVPGKEDEVLTRAADEKAPFSALAFKVATHPFYGKLVYVRVYSGKVAQGEMVLNATKGKKERIGKLFQMHSNKENPVTEAHAGHIYAFIGLKDVTTGDTLCAQSAPVVLESMSFPDPVIHVAIEPKTKSDQEKLGVAIQKLSEEDPTFTVSLDEETGQTVIGGMGELHLDVFVDRMRREFKVEANVGAPQVAYRETIRKKVDKIEYTHKKQTGGSGQFARVQMSFEPLVHDSSQEGEGEAAHYEFANEVTGGRVPREYIPSVDAGVQDAMLTGVLAGYPMVDIKATLVDGAYHEVDSSEMAFKIAGSMAFKEGAKKASPVLLEPVMAVEVRTPEEYMGDVIGDLNSRRGMIASMEDAAGVKVVRATVPLSEMFGYVGDLRSSTQGRAVYSMSFDSYAEVPRNVAEEIIAKVRGA; this is translated from the coding sequence GTGGCACTCGACGTGCTGACCGACCTCACCAAGGTCCGCAACATCGGCATCATGGCTCACATTGACGCCGGAAAGACGACCGTCACCGAGCGCATCCTGTTCTACACGGGTATCAACTACAAGCTCGGCGAGACCCACGACGGCGCCTCCACCATGGACTGGATGGAGCAGGAGCAGGAGCGCGGTATCACCATCACCTCCGCAGCCACCACCTGCTTCTGGAAGAAGAACCAGATCAACATTATCGACACTCCGGGCCACGTCGACTTCACGGTGGAGGTCGAGCGCTCCCTGCGCGTGCTCGACGGCGCCGTCGCGGTCTTTGACGGCAAGGAGGGCGTGGAGCCCCAGTCGGAGACCGTGTGGCGCCAGGCGGACAAGTACAACGTCCCGCGCATCTGCTACATCAACAAGATGGACAAGCTCGGCGCCGACTTTGACTTCTCCGTGCAGACCATCAGGGACCGCCTCCACGCCACCCCGATCGTCCTGAACTTCCCCATCGGGGCGGAGAACGAGTTCTCCGGCCTGGTTGACGTCCTGGAGATGCGGGCCGTGCGCTTCCCCGAGAAGGACGCTGACGGCAAGGACACCCGCGGCTCGGTGGTGGAGTACGAGGAGATTCCCGCAGACCTGGTGGCCAAGGCGGAGACGCTGCGCGGCGAGCTGGTCGAGACGGTGGCCGAGGCGGACGACACCCTCATGGAGAAGTACCTGGAGGGGGAGGAGCTGACGGTGGCCGAGCTCAAGGCGGGCATCCGCAAGCTGACCGTCGCCGGGGAGGCCTTCCCGGTCCTGGCGGGCTCCGCCTTCAAGAACAAGGGCATCCAGCCGGTGCTGGACGCGGTGCTGGACTACCTTCCCTCACCTCTGGACGTCCCCGACGTCGAGGGCTACGTCCCGGGCAAGGAGGACGAGGTCCTCACCCGTGCGGCCGACGAGAAGGCCCCCTTCTCCGCGCTGGCCTTCAAGGTGGCCACCCACCCCTTCTACGGCAAGCTCGTCTACGTGCGCGTCTACTCCGGGAAGGTGGCCCAGGGGGAGATGGTCCTCAACGCCACGAAGGGCAAGAAGGAGCGCATCGGCAAGCTCTTCCAGATGCACTCCAACAAGGAGAACCCCGTTACCGAGGCGCACGCGGGCCACATCTACGCCTTCATCGGGCTCAAGGACGTCACGACGGGTGACACCCTGTGCGCCCAGTCCGCGCCGGTCGTCCTGGAGTCCATGTCCTTCCCTGACCCTGTCATCCACGTGGCGATCGAGCCCAAGACCAAGAGCGACCAGGAGAAGCTGGGGGTGGCGATCCAGAAGCTCTCGGAGGAGGACCCCACCTTTACCGTCTCCCTGGACGAGGAGACCGGGCAGACTGTCATCGGCGGCATGGGGGAGCTCCACCTGGACGTCTTCGTGGACCGTATGCGCCGGGAGTTCAAGGTGGAGGCCAACGTGGGCGCCCCGCAGGTGGCCTACCGTGAGACCATCCGCAAGAAGGTCGACAAGATCGAGTACACCCACAAGAAGCAGACCGGGGGCTCCGGCCAGTTCGCCCGGGTCCAGATGAGCTTCGAGCCGCTGGTGCACGACTCCTCTCAGGAGGGTGAGGGCGAGGCGGCCCACTACGAGTTCGCCAACGAGGTCACCGGTGGCCGTGTGCCGCGCGAGTACATCCCCTCCGTGGACGCGGGCGTCCAGGACGCCATGCTCACCGGTGTGCTTGCCGGCTACCCCATGGTCGACATCAAGGCCACCCTTGTCGACGGCGCCTACCACGAGGTGGACTCCTCGGAGATGGCCTTCAAGATCGCGGGCTCCATGGCCTTCAAGGAGGGGGCCAAGAAGGCCTCCCCGGTCCTCCTGGAGCCGGTCATGGCGGTGGAGGTCCGAACCCCTGAGGAATACATGGGGGACGTGATCGGTGACCTGAACTCCCGTCGCGGCATGATCGCCTCGATGGAGGACGCTGCTGGCGTCAAGGTGGTGCGCGCCACCGTCCCGCTGTCGGAGATGTTTGGCTACGTCGGGGACCTGCGCTCCAGCACCCAGGGGCGAGCGGTGTACTCGATGAGTTTTGACTCCTACGCTGAGGTTCCCCGCAACGTCGCCGAGGAGATCATCGCCAAGGTCAGGGGTGCCTGA
- the rpsG gene encoding 30S ribosomal protein S7 — MPRKGPAPKRPIAVDPVYGSPVVTQLVNRVLLDGKKSTAERIVYGALEGVRSKTEQDPVSVLKRALDNIRPSLEVRSRRVGGATYQVPVEVRPSRATTLALRWLVDFSRKRRENTMTERLMNEILDASNGLGAAVKRREDMHRMAESNKAFAHYRW, encoded by the coding sequence ATGCCTCGTAAGGGTCCCGCCCCCAAGCGCCCTATCGCCGTCGACCCCGTCTACGGCTCGCCTGTGGTCACCCAGCTGGTCAACCGCGTCCTCCTGGACGGGAAGAAGTCCACCGCCGAGCGCATCGTGTACGGCGCCCTGGAGGGGGTGCGCTCCAAGACCGAGCAGGACCCGGTCTCGGTGCTCAAGCGCGCCCTGGACAACATCCGTCCCTCCCTGGAGGTCCGCTCCCGCCGTGTCGGTGGGGCCACCTACCAGGTCCCGGTCGAGGTCCGTCCCTCGCGGGCCACCACCCTGGCGCTGCGCTGGCTGGTGGACTTCTCCCGCAAGCGTAGGGAGAACACCATGACTGAGCGGCTGATGAACGAGATCCTCGATGCCTCCAACGGCCTGGGGGCCGCTGTCAAGCGTCGTGAGGACATGCACCGAATGGCCGAGTCCAACAAGGCCTTCGCCCACTACCGCTGGTAG
- the rpsL gene encoding 30S ribosomal protein S12 encodes MPTIQQLVRKGRSTKRSVSKTPALKSSPQRRGVCTRVYTTTPKKPNSALRKVARVRLSTGIEVTAYIPGEGHNLQEHSIVLVRGGRVKDLPGVRYHIVRGSLDTQGVKGRQQARSKYGAKKEKK; translated from the coding sequence GTGCCCACGATCCAGCAGCTGGTCCGCAAGGGCCGCTCGACCAAGCGCTCGGTGTCCAAGACGCCGGCGCTGAAGTCCAGCCCACAGCGTCGTGGTGTGTGCACCCGCGTGTACACCACGACTCCCAAGAAGCCGAACTCCGCTCTCCGTAAGGTCGCCCGTGTGCGCCTGTCCACCGGTATCGAGGTGACCGCCTACATTCCCGGTGAGGGCCACAACCTCCAGGAGCACTCGATCGTGCTCGTGCGCGGCGGCCGTGTGAAGGACCTTCCTGGTGTCCGCTACCACATCGTGCGCGGCTCCCTCGACACCCAGGGTGTCAAGGGCCGTCAGCAGGCACGTTCCAAGTACGGCGCCAAGAAGGAGAAGAAGTAA
- a CDS encoding DNA-directed RNA polymerase subunit beta' yields the protein MLDANVFDRIQLGLATTEDIRSWSHGEVKKPETINYRTLKPEKDGLFCEKIFGPTRDWECACGKYKRVRYKGIVCERCGVEVTRSKVRRERMAHIKLAAPVTHIWYFKGVPSRLGYLLNLAPKDLEKVIYFAAYMVTEVDEEGRHDDLPSLRNELEVKKKHIEEAGLADVEARQRRLEEDLAQLDTEGGESSQREKLRKAAEREMTALRRKTQRTLEHMDKVWDRFVSLKVGDLEGDEVLYRDMVADYGIYFKGSMGAEAVQARLRSFDLEAEAAALGEIVETGTGQRKTRAIKRLKVVNAFRLTGTAPESMVLDSIPVIPPDLRPMVQLDGGRFATSDLNDLYRRVINRNNRLKRLMDLGAPTIIVNNEKRMLQDAVDALFDNGRRGRPVTGVGNRPLKSLSDMLKGKQGRFRQNLLGKRVDYSGRSVIVVGPQLKLHQCGLPSQMALELFKPFVMKRLVELKEAQNVKAAKRMVERANPKVWDVLAEVIREHPVLLNRAPTLHRLGIQAFEPQLIEGKAIQLHPLVCGAFNADFDGDQMAVHLPLGAEAAAEARILMLSSNNILKPSDGRPVTMPSQDMVIGTYYLTSDPDPGVPVETGPEGEPLVPSFSSFAEAVMAYDFGHLHVNATCDIRFEEGIIAPRGWTPPEGYEEGDAITLRTSLGRALFNTALPESFPYVNRVVDKKELGNIVNALAENYSRVEVAASLDALKAAGFFWSTWSGITVAFADVVSPGSKTEILARYEAEAAEIEEQFDLGALTEEDRYASLIDIWTKATAEVAEAMRDNFPQRNTVYQMVVSGARGNWDQIRQLAGMRGLVADPKQRLIERPIKSNYREGLSVLEYFIATHGARKGLADTALRTADSGYLTRRLVDVSQDVIVREDDCGTRKGLTKRLFSWREVGQERFKEPSEILDTTVYGTTLARDLTDAEGNVIIAAGTDLGATEVQDAIDAGVEEITVRSVLTCDSVVGTCAACYGRSLATGKLVDIGEAVGIIAAQSIGEPGTQLTMRTFHTGGAAGAADITQGLPRVQELFEARTPKGEAAVAEAAGTLKVEDDADGKRLVITRDDGEEDVVVPVSRRQRLQVAHGDHVEPGQALTEGPVDPKKVLRLRSVAATQRHLVEEVQEVYRSQGVDIHSKHIEVIVRQMLRRVTVLDSGDTRLLQGDLVDVMHYREENRRVMAEGGKTATGRTELMGITKASLATDSWLSAASFQETTRVLTEAAMNGKGDPLLGLKENVILGKLIPAGTGLARYADIEVEPTEEVKAEVFSRTGFNEGILGESVALDDFHFGGDFRADFSEDFQTEVADSEDFQV from the coding sequence GTGCTCGACGCCAACGTGTTCGACAGGATCCAGCTCGGCCTCGCCACCACGGAGGACATCCGCTCCTGGTCCCACGGAGAGGTCAAGAAGCCCGAGACCATCAACTACCGCACCCTCAAGCCGGAGAAGGACGGCCTGTTCTGCGAGAAGATCTTCGGTCCTACCCGGGACTGGGAGTGCGCCTGCGGAAAGTACAAGCGGGTGCGCTACAAGGGCATTGTCTGTGAGCGCTGCGGTGTGGAGGTCACTCGCTCCAAGGTGCGTCGTGAGCGCATGGCGCACATCAAGCTGGCCGCCCCGGTGACGCACATCTGGTACTTCAAGGGCGTCCCCTCCCGCCTGGGTTACCTGCTGAACCTGGCGCCCAAGGACCTGGAGAAGGTGATCTACTTCGCCGCCTACATGGTCACCGAGGTGGACGAGGAGGGCCGTCACGACGACCTGCCCAGCCTGCGCAACGAGCTCGAGGTGAAGAAGAAGCACATCGAGGAGGCAGGGCTGGCTGATGTCGAGGCACGTCAGCGCCGTCTGGAGGAGGACCTGGCCCAGCTGGACACCGAGGGTGGGGAGTCCTCCCAGCGGGAGAAGCTGCGCAAGGCGGCTGAGCGGGAGATGACCGCGCTGCGCCGCAAGACCCAGCGCACCCTGGAGCACATGGACAAGGTGTGGGACCGCTTTGTCTCTCTCAAGGTGGGTGACCTGGAGGGGGATGAGGTCCTCTACCGGGACATGGTTGCCGACTACGGTATCTACTTCAAGGGTTCCATGGGTGCGGAGGCCGTCCAGGCACGACTGCGCTCCTTCGACCTGGAGGCTGAGGCGGCAGCCCTGGGCGAGATCGTGGAGACCGGGACCGGGCAGCGCAAGACCCGGGCTATCAAGCGTCTCAAGGTGGTCAACGCCTTCCGTCTGACCGGCACCGCCCCGGAGTCCATGGTCCTGGACTCCATCCCGGTGATCCCGCCGGACCTGCGGCCCATGGTCCAGCTGGACGGTGGTCGCTTCGCCACCAGCGACCTCAACGACCTGTACCGCCGGGTCATCAACCGCAACAACCGACTCAAGCGGCTGATGGACCTGGGGGCGCCCACGATCATCGTCAACAACGAGAAGCGCATGCTCCAGGACGCGGTGGACGCCCTGTTTGACAACGGCCGCCGGGGTCGGCCGGTCACCGGGGTCGGCAACCGGCCACTGAAGTCCCTGTCCGACATGCTCAAGGGCAAGCAGGGCCGCTTCCGTCAGAACCTGCTGGGCAAGCGGGTGGACTACTCCGGGCGCAGCGTCATCGTGGTCGGCCCCCAGCTCAAGCTGCACCAGTGCGGGCTGCCCAGCCAGATGGCCCTGGAGCTGTTCAAGCCCTTCGTCATGAAGCGTCTGGTCGAGCTCAAGGAGGCGCAGAACGTCAAGGCGGCCAAGCGTATGGTGGAGCGTGCCAACCCCAAGGTGTGGGACGTCCTGGCGGAGGTCATCCGTGAGCACCCCGTGCTCCTCAACCGGGCGCCTACCCTCCACCGCCTCGGCATCCAGGCCTTTGAGCCCCAGCTGATCGAGGGCAAGGCCATCCAGCTCCACCCGCTGGTGTGCGGCGCCTTCAACGCCGACTTCGACGGTGACCAGATGGCGGTCCACCTGCCCCTGGGGGCGGAGGCCGCCGCTGAGGCCCGCATCCTCATGCTGTCCTCCAACAACATCCTCAAGCCGTCTGACGGTCGGCCCGTGACCATGCCCAGCCAGGACATGGTCATCGGGACCTACTACCTCACCAGCGACCCGGACCCGGGCGTGCCGGTGGAGACAGGGCCGGAGGGCGAGCCGCTCGTCCCCTCCTTCTCCTCCTTCGCCGAGGCGGTCATGGCCTACGACTTCGGTCACCTGCACGTCAACGCGACCTGCGACATCCGCTTCGAGGAGGGCATCATCGCGCCCAGGGGCTGGACACCGCCCGAGGGCTACGAGGAGGGTGACGCCATTACGCTGCGCACCTCGCTGGGCCGGGCGCTGTTCAACACGGCGCTGCCGGAGTCCTTCCCCTACGTCAACCGCGTGGTGGATAAGAAGGAGCTGGGCAACATCGTCAACGCCCTGGCGGAGAACTACTCGCGCGTCGAGGTTGCCGCGTCCCTGGACGCCCTCAAGGCCGCCGGCTTCTTCTGGTCCACCTGGTCCGGTATCACCGTCGCCTTCGCCGACGTGGTCTCTCCCGGCTCCAAGACCGAGATCCTGGCCCGCTACGAGGCGGAGGCCGCTGAGATTGAGGAGCAGTTCGACCTGGGGGCACTGACCGAGGAGGACCGCTACGCCTCCCTCATCGACATCTGGACCAAGGCGACTGCTGAGGTCGCCGAGGCGATGCGGGACAACTTCCCCCAGCGCAACACCGTCTACCAGATGGTCGTCTCAGGGGCGCGCGGCAACTGGGACCAGATCCGCCAGCTGGCCGGCATGCGTGGCCTGGTGGCTGATCCCAAGCAGCGTCTGATCGAGCGTCCTATCAAGTCGAACTACCGTGAGGGCCTCAGTGTCCTGGAGTACTTCATCGCCACTCACGGTGCCCGCAAGGGCCTGGCGGACACCGCGCTGCGCACCGCCGACTCCGGGTACCTCACCCGCCGCCTGGTCGACGTCTCCCAGGACGTCATCGTGCGTGAGGACGACTGCGGGACCCGCAAGGGCCTGACCAAGCGCCTCTTCTCCTGGCGGGAGGTCGGCCAGGAGAGGTTCAAGGAGCCCAGCGAGATCCTGGACACCACCGTCTACGGCACCACCCTGGCCCGTGACCTCACTGATGCTGAGGGCAATGTCATTATCGCCGCAGGCACGGACCTGGGTGCCACGGAGGTCCAGGACGCCATCGACGCCGGGGTGGAGGAGATCACCGTGCGCTCGGTGCTCACCTGCGACTCTGTCGTCGGCACGTGTGCGGCCTGCTACGGCCGCTCCCTGGCCACTGGCAAGCTGGTGGACATCGGCGAGGCGGTGGGGATCATCGCCGCCCAGTCCATCGGCGAGCCGGGGACCCAGCTGACCATGCGGACCTTCCACACCGGTGGTGCTGCCGGCGCCGCTGACATCACCCAGGGTCTTCCCCGTGTCCAAGAACTCTTTGAGGCTCGTACCCCCAAGGGCGAGGCAGCCGTTGCCGAGGCTGCGGGCACGCTCAAGGTGGAGGACGACGCCGACGGCAAGCGGCTGGTCATCACCCGCGACGACGGCGAGGAGGACGTGGTCGTGCCGGTCTCGCGGCGCCAGCGCCTCCAGGTGGCTCACGGCGACCACGTCGAGCCTGGGCAGGCGCTGACCGAGGGGCCGGTAGACCCCAAGAAGGTGCTGCGCCTGCGCTCGGTGGCGGCCACCCAGCGGCATCTCGTGGAGGAGGTCCAGGAGGTCTACCGCTCTCAGGGCGTGGACATTCACTCCAAGCACATTGAGGTCATCGTGCGCCAGATGCTGCGTCGCGTCACCGTGCTGGACTCAGGCGACACCCGCCTGCTCCAGGGGGACCTGGTTGACGTCATGCACTACCGCGAGGAGAACCGGCGGGTCATGGCGGAGGGCGGCAAGACCGCTACCGGCCGCACCGAGCTCATGGGTATCACCAAGGCCTCCCTGGCCACGGACTCCTGGCTGAGCGCGGCGTCCTTCCAGGAGACCACGCGTGTTCTGACCGAGGCGGCCATGAACGGCAAGGGCGACCCGCTGCTGGGGCTGAAGGAGAACGTCATCCTCGGTAAGCTCATCCCGGCGGGGACCGGTCTGGCCCGATACGCCGACATCGAGGTGGAGCCCACCGAGGAGGTCAAGGCTGAGGTCTTCTCCCGCACCGGCTTCAACGAGGGCATCCTCGGGGAGTCTGTCGCCCTGGACGACTTCCACTTTGGCGGCGACTTCCGCGCGGACTTCTCCGAGGACTTCCAGACCGAGGTGGCCGACTCGGAGGACTTCCAGGTCTGA
- the rpoB gene encoding DNA-directed RNA polymerase subunit beta, protein MAASRTSAPTAADIAARTASRRINFAKIAEPMQAPNLLAIQTESFDWLVGNQAWRERVTAANRERPGSLPETSGLEEIFDEISPIEDFGETMALSFHDHRFEEPKYTAEECQAKDLTYAAPLYVVADFENFSTGEIKSQTVFMGDFPLMTEKGTFIVNGSERVVVSQLVRSPGVYFERTTEKATDKFVYNAKFIPSRGAWLEFEVDKSDRVAVRVDRKRKQDVTVFLLALGMEEAEIREEFKDYPALTSVLDEDRKVTTQDEALLDIYKKIRPGEPPSVEAGRTLLENFYFNAKRYDLAKVGRYKINKKLGLAADLTESVLRIEDVVAAIKYLLALHAGEETVEGVRDGEITQVAVEYDDIDHLGNRRIRAVGELIQAQVRTGMSRMERQVRERMTTQDVEAITPNTLINIRPVTAAIKEFFGTSQLSQFMDQNNPLAGLTHKRRLSALGPGGLSRERASMEVRDVHTSHYGRMCPIESPEGPNIGLIGSLATFGRINPFGFVETPYRVVVDGQVTDEVHYLTADDEDRHVIAQANVALTEDGRFAEDHVLCRVTGGEPALVPSSQVDLMDVSPRQMVSVGTSLIPFLEHDDANRALMGANMQRQAVPLICPDAPLVGTGMERRTAVDAGDVLVADKAGVVTEVCADFVRVANDDATQSVYKVAKFRRSNQGNCYNQRVVATEGERVEVGSVLADGPSTSEGDLALGQNLLVAFMTWEGLNYEDAIIVSQRVVSDDLLTSIHIEEHEVDARDTKLGAEEITRDIPNVSEETLADLDERGIIRIGAEVRSGDILVGKVTPKGETELTSEERLLRAIFGEKAREVRDTSLRVPHGEYGIVTGVREIDAASEDAELPAGVNRMVRVYIAQRRKITVGDKLSGRHGNKGVISKILPVEDMPFLADGTPVDVILNPLGVPSRMNIGQVLELHLGWVASRGWDASAAREAGQEWALRLPDNGVAAEPRTPVATPVFDGVRDDELMGLLDSTLPSPEGMELVRPDGKAQLFDGRSGEPFPYPVSVGYMYILKLHHLVDDKIHARSTGPYSMITQQPLGGKAQFGGQRFGEMEVWAMEAYGAAHALQELLTVKSDDVNGRVKVYEAIVKGDDIPEPGIPESFKVLMKEMQSLCLNVEALDAEGSAIALDDTDDDGQRASEELGFDLARRPGGVTVSTVDEI, encoded by the coding sequence TTGGCTGCCTCGCGCACCTCTGCACCTACCGCCGCTGACATCGCTGCCCGAACCGCGTCGCGACGCATCAACTTCGCTAAGATCGCTGAGCCCATGCAGGCTCCGAACCTGCTTGCCATCCAGACCGAGAGCTTTGACTGGCTCGTCGGCAACCAGGCGTGGCGTGAGCGGGTGACGGCCGCCAACCGAGAGCGGCCAGGATCTCTGCCGGAGACCTCCGGCCTGGAGGAGATCTTTGACGAGATCTCCCCGATTGAGGACTTCGGGGAGACAATGGCGCTGTCCTTCCACGACCACCGCTTCGAGGAGCCGAAGTACACTGCGGAGGAGTGCCAGGCCAAGGACCTCACCTACGCCGCCCCGCTGTACGTCGTGGCTGACTTCGAGAACTTCTCCACGGGGGAGATCAAGTCCCAGACCGTCTTCATGGGGGACTTCCCTCTCATGACGGAGAAGGGGACCTTTATCGTCAACGGTTCCGAGCGTGTGGTGGTCTCCCAGCTGGTCCGCTCGCCCGGGGTGTACTTCGAGCGCACCACGGAGAAGGCGACGGACAAGTTTGTCTACAACGCCAAGTTCATCCCCTCCCGCGGTGCCTGGCTGGAGTTCGAGGTGGACAAGTCCGACCGCGTCGCGGTGCGCGTCGACCGCAAGCGCAAGCAGGACGTCACCGTCTTCCTCCTGGCCCTGGGCATGGAGGAGGCGGAGATCCGCGAGGAGTTCAAGGACTATCCGGCGCTGACCTCGGTGCTGGATGAGGACCGCAAGGTCACCACCCAGGACGAGGCCCTCCTGGACATCTACAAGAAGATCCGTCCCGGCGAGCCTCCGAGCGTGGAGGCAGGGCGCACCCTGCTGGAGAACTTCTACTTCAACGCCAAGCGCTACGACCTGGCCAAGGTGGGGCGCTACAAGATCAACAAGAAGCTGGGCCTGGCTGCGGACCTGACCGAGTCCGTGCTGCGCATTGAGGACGTCGTCGCCGCGATCAAGTACCTTCTGGCGCTGCACGCGGGCGAGGAGACGGTCGAGGGTGTGCGTGACGGCGAGATCACCCAGGTCGCCGTGGAGTACGACGACATTGACCACCTGGGCAACCGGCGGATCCGGGCCGTGGGCGAGCTGATCCAGGCACAGGTGCGTACCGGCATGAGCCGCATGGAGCGTCAGGTGCGTGAGCGTATGACCACCCAGGACGTGGAGGCCATCACCCCGAACACGCTTATCAACATCCGCCCGGTCACTGCGGCGATCAAGGAGTTCTTCGGCACCTCCCAGCTCAGCCAGTTCATGGACCAGAACAACCCGCTGGCCGGGCTGACCCACAAGCGGCGCCTGTCCGCCCTGGGTCCCGGAGGCCTGTCGCGCGAGCGCGCCTCCATGGAGGTCCGTGACGTCCACACCTCCCACTACGGGCGCATGTGCCCCATCGAGTCCCCCGAGGGGCCCAACATCGGCCTTATCGGCTCCCTGGCCACCTTCGGCCGCATCAACCCCTTCGGCTTCGTCGAGACCCCCTACCGTGTCGTGGTGGACGGTCAGGTCACCGACGAGGTCCACTACCTCACTGCGGACGACGAGGACCGCCACGTCATCGCCCAGGCCAACGTGGCGCTGACCGAGGACGGACGCTTTGCCGAGGACCACGTCCTGTGCCGGGTCACCGGGGGCGAGCCCGCGCTGGTGCCCTCCTCCCAGGTGGACCTGATGGACGTCTCGCCGCGCCAGATGGTCTCCGTGGGCACCTCGCTCATCCCCTTCCTTGAGCACGACGACGCCAACCGTGCCCTCATGGGGGCCAACATGCAGCGTCAGGCCGTGCCGCTCATCTGCCCCGACGCCCCCCTGGTGGGTACGGGGATGGAGCGCCGTACCGCCGTGGACGCCGGTGACGTCCTTGTGGCGGACAAGGCGGGCGTGGTCACCGAGGTGTGTGCGGACTTTGTGCGCGTGGCCAATGACGACGCGACGCAGAGCGTCTACAAGGTCGCCAAGTTCCGCCGCTCCAACCAGGGCAACTGCTACAACCAGAGGGTGGTGGCCACCGAGGGGGAGCGGGTCGAGGTCGGCAGCGTCCTGGCGGACGGCCCCTCGACCTCTGAGGGGGACCTGGCCCTGGGGCAGAACCTCCTCGTGGCCTTCATGACCTGGGAGGGCCTCAACTACGAGGACGCGATCATCGTCTCCCAGCGGGTGGTCTCCGACGACCTGCTCACCTCCATCCACATTGAGGAGCACGAGGTGGACGCGCGTGACACCAAGCTGGGGGCTGAGGAGATCACCCGCGACATCCCCAACGTCTCCGAGGAGACCCTGGCTGACCTCGACGAGCGCGGCATCATCCGTATCGGGGCTGAGGTGCGCAGTGGTGACATCCTCGTGGGTAAGGTGACTCCCAAGGGGGAGACCGAGCTCACCAGCGAGGAGCGTTTGCTGCGGGCGATCTTCGGTGAGAAGGCCCGAGAGGTGCGTGACACCTCGCTGCGCGTGCCCCACGGTGAGTACGGGATCGTCACCGGGGTGCGCGAGATCGACGCAGCCTCCGAGGACGCGGAGCTGCCAGCCGGTGTCAACCGGATGGTCCGTGTCTACATTGCCCAGCGCCGCAAGATCACCGTGGGCGACAAGCTCTCCGGCCGCCACGGCAACAAGGGCGTCATCTCCAAGATCCTGCCTGTGGAGGACATGCCCTTCCTGGCGGACGGCACCCCCGTGGACGTCATCCTCAACCCCCTGGGCGTGCCCAGCCGGATGAACATCGGACAGGTGCTCGAGCTGCACCTGGGGTGGGTGGCCTCCCGAGGCTGGGACGCCTCCGCAGCCCGTGAGGCCGGGCAGGAGTGGGCGCTGCGTCTGCCGGACAACGGCGTCGCCGCTGAGCCGCGCACGCCGGTGGCCACACCGGTCTTCGACGGGGTACGCGACGATGAGCTCATGGGGCTGCTGGACTCGACCCTGCCCAGCCCCGAGGGCATGGAGCTGGTGCGCCCCGACGGCAAGGCCCAGCTGTTCGACGGCCGCTCCGGCGAGCCCTTCCCCTACCCTGTGTCTGTGGGCTACATGTACATCCTCAAGCTCCACCACCTGGTAGACGACAAGATCCACGCCCGCTCCACGGGTCCGTACTCAATGATCACCCAGCAGCCGCTGGGCGGCAAGGCCCAGTTCGGTGGTCAGCGTTTCGGCGAGATGGAGGTGTGGGCAATGGAGGCCTACGGTGCCGCCCACGCCCTGCAGGAGCTCCTGACAGTCAAGTCGGACGACGTCAACGGCCGTGTCAAGGTCTACGAGGCGATTGTCAAGGGTGATGACATCCCTGAGCCAGGTATCCCGGAGTCCTTCAAGGTCCTGATGAAGGAGATGCAGTCCCTGTGCCTGAACGTGGAGGCGCTGGACGCGGAGGGAAGCGCTATCGCCCTGGACGACACCGACGACGACGGGCAGCGTGCCAGCGAGGAGCTTGGCTTCGACCTGGCGCGTCGGCCAGGAGGGGTAACGGTCTCGACAGTGGACGAGATCTAG
- the rplL gene encoding 50S ribosomal protein L7/L12 produces the protein MAKMTPEELVEAFKELTLIELSEFVKAFEETFDVTAAAPAAAVVAAAPGAAAPEAAEEEKTEFDVILEAAGDKKIQVIKEVRALTSLGLKEAKELVDSAPKAVLEGANKEAADKAKEQLEGAGATVTLK, from the coding sequence ATGGCGAAGATGACCCCCGAGGAGCTCGTTGAGGCCTTCAAGGAGCTGACCCTCATTGAGCTGTCCGAGTTCGTCAAGGCCTTTGAGGAGACCTTCGACGTGACTGCTGCGGCCCCGGCTGCCGCTGTCGTGGCTGCCGCTCCGGGTGCTGCTGCCCCGGAGGCCGCCGAGGAGGAGAAGACCGAGTTCGACGTCATCCTTGAGGCTGCTGGCGACAAGAAGATCCAGGTCATCAAGGAGGTGCGCGCCCTGACCTCCCTCGGCCTGAAGGAGGCCAAGGAGCTGGTCGACTCCGCTCCCAAGGCCGTCCTTGAGGGCGCTAACAAGGAGGCCGCCGACAAGGCTAAGGAGCAGCTCGAGGGCGCTGGCGCTACTGTCACCCTCAAGTAA